The following are encoded together in the Actinoplanes sp. N902-109 genome:
- a CDS encoding NAD(P)/FAD-dependent oxidoreductase, translating into MGRTRVAIAGAGPTGLWTGLVLARRGHDVTIVDRDPGPAPDGSWDRRGVMQFHHPHGVRQQVVDALDAELPDVKTSMVTAGAEVSTRDGQPAGLRTRRSTFERVLRAAAVAEPGVTLRQGTAEAVLCAGDRAAGLRVSGAELPADLVINATGRAGRLAEDLRAPEEAADCGVSYVSRQYELLPGAEPGEISSPVGLIRRFDGYLAVVFLQDAGTVSVVLTRLSDDAERAGCAFPLRTRRPCARCPSSPTGPTRAVPGRSPVCCPASGCATPTAGNWMSVAGWRCPGWCISATRSAPPTRPPGAASRPRSNRPSA; encoded by the coding sequence ATGGGCAGGACACGGGTTGCCATCGCCGGTGCGGGCCCGACCGGGTTGTGGACCGGGCTGGTGCTGGCCCGGCGCGGTCATGACGTCACCATCGTCGACCGGGACCCGGGCCCGGCCCCGGACGGCTCGTGGGACCGGCGCGGGGTGATGCAGTTCCATCACCCGCACGGCGTACGGCAGCAAGTGGTTGATGCACTTGACGCCGAGCTTCCCGACGTCAAGACGTCGATGGTGACGGCCGGTGCCGAGGTCTCGACGCGCGACGGTCAACCGGCCGGGCTGCGGACCCGGCGCAGCACGTTCGAGCGGGTCCTGCGGGCTGCCGCCGTCGCCGAGCCCGGGGTGACATTGCGGCAAGGCACCGCCGAGGCTGTGCTGTGCGCCGGTGACCGGGCGGCCGGGCTGCGGGTGAGCGGCGCCGAGCTGCCCGCCGACCTGGTGATCAACGCCACCGGCCGGGCCGGACGGCTCGCCGAAGACCTGCGCGCTCCGGAAGAGGCCGCCGATTGCGGGGTCTCGTACGTGTCTCGTCAATATGAGCTGCTGCCCGGCGCCGAGCCCGGCGAGATCAGTTCGCCGGTCGGGTTGATCCGCCGCTTCGACGGCTACCTCGCCGTCGTGTTCCTGCAGGACGCCGGTACGGTGTCGGTCGTGCTGACCCGGCTCAGCGACGACGCGGAACGGGCGGGCTGCGCTTTCCCGCTGCGTACGAGGCGGCCGTGCGCGCGGTGCCCGTCCTCGCCGACTGGACCGACCCGCGCCGTACCCGGCCGATCACCGGTGTGCTGCCCGGCGTCCGGCTGCGCAACACCTACCGCGGGCAACTGGATGAGCGTGGCCGGGTGGCGCTGCCCGGGCTGGTGCATCTCGGCGACGCGGTCTGCACCACCAACCCGACCGCCGGGCGCGGCATCGCGACCTCGCTCAAACAGGCCCAGCGCCTGA